ATAGCGGGTGATTGCTGCGTTCTGGTCGACCACGGCCAGCGCGTAGGTTTGGCGGGCGTCGTCGCCGTAGGAATCCTCGGCACGTTGCTTTGCGGTGTTAAGTTCGGCGTGTATTCCATCGCGTAGTCCCCGGTAGTAGGATGCGCGGTCGGGATTCCACGCGGTCTTCTTGAACTCGTTCCAACAGCGGAAGAAGGTCTGCCGTAGGAAGGACAGAGCGTAGATCGCGAAGTCCACGTCCTCGGGTGCGCCGATGATATCGACCGGCGTCTTGCGATGCCCGGACATCAGGATGACCCGCACGTTGAAGTGTCCTTGAAGCAGGGACAGGATCAGCATGTCCGCCGGGTTGAGGGACTTGGGTAACTCGTAGAGGCCCTTGGTGACGTCAATACCCGCCTTCTTTCCGGTTTTCATGCGGAGCAGGGCCGAGTCGATGTTGTGGCGGGTCATCAACTCCTGTGCTTTGGAGAGCGCCACCTTTGCTTCGTTTTCAGTGGCACCGCGTGACCGGTCGGCCAGGCGGAGGAGTTTGCGGACTTTGTTTAATATCTCTGACTTTGGGAATGGGTTTGGTTCTCTCATCATCTCTCATCTGCCAGAGTGAGCGGGCACGTCCATGTCTTTCGGAGGTATTTTGTTCCCACTACGAAAGCCGTAATTAGCCATGGACATCGGGTGCCGATATGGCAGAGCGGATACCATGGCATACCGACTCATGAACCCACGTTTCCCACTCGGGAAAATCGTCGCCACGCCCGGAGCAATCGCTCTTGGGATCAACCTGCAATCCTACCTTCATCGTCACCATTGCGGTGACTGGGGAGACCTGTGCGACGAGGACAAGCAAGCGAACGAGGAAGCGCTCGAAGAAGGATTTCGTATCCTGAGCTGCTACCAAGTTGGCGGCGGCAAACGAATCTACATTATCACCGAGCAGGATCGTTCGTCGACGTGTCTCCTGTT
The sequence above is drawn from the Akkermansiaceae bacterium genome and encodes:
- a CDS encoding DUF2786 domain-containing protein: MMREPNPFPKSEILNKVRKLLRLADRSRGATENEAKVALSKAQELMTRHNIDSALLRMKTGKKAGIDVTKGLYELPKSLNPADMLILSLLQGHFNVRVILMSGHRKTPVDIIGAPEDVDFAIYALSFLRQTFFRCWNEFKKTAWNPDRASYYRGLRDGIHAELNTAKQRAEDSYGDDARQTYALAVVDQNAAITRYVDENYGKLRNRTQRRRRVDSASYFAGETKGRTIRINRPLNDNQQ